The following coding sequences are from one Terriglobales bacterium window:
- a CDS encoding RNA chaperone Hfq, with amino-acid sequence MKDAVESASPVRNAEPENFGNRKLIRPSLARTENHNRAENHNRLEGPPRVESGGERRMRPPTGPRKAAPPEQTHAENFYYQKQMQSKTPMVMVLRDGEEIHGMIEWYDKTCIKVTRDGAPNLLIYKPSIKYMYKESEGPISKK; translated from the coding sequence ATGAAGGACGCCGTCGAATCTGCTAGCCCCGTTCGCAACGCTGAGCCGGAAAATTTCGGAAACCGCAAACTGATCCGGCCTTCACTCGCTCGCACCGAAAATCACAATCGCGCCGAGAACCACAACCGCCTTGAGGGTCCGCCCCGCGTGGAATCAGGAGGCGAGCGCCGGATGCGCCCTCCCACAGGTCCCAGGAAGGCTGCTCCGCCGGAGCAGACGCACGCGGAAAATTTCTATTATCAGAAACAAATGCAATCGAAGACCCCCATGGTCATGGTTCTGCGGGACGGAGAAGAGATCCACGGCATGATCGAGTGGTATGACAAGACTTGCATTAAAGTAACGCGAGACGGAGCACCGAACCTCCTTATTTACAAACCCAGCATCAAATACATGTACAAGGAATCCGAGGGCCCCATTTCCAAGAAGTGA